A window from Malania oleifera isolate guangnan ecotype guangnan chromosome 7, ASM2987363v1, whole genome shotgun sequence encodes these proteins:
- the LOC131160850 gene encoding uncharacterized protein LOC131160850 — protein sequence MGRAILNLELIPKEKCRNVTFQKRKKGLMKKLREFTILCGVEGCMIIYGGGAPKHKQMQDEENPPPPVEQEIWPENGDEVRQVIMNYKAHTKEERGRGTSNLTHFYKDRRKKVDEQLAKVRRKIALAKYPTWDDQMDSFSGAELSQLGFFLGNKLDDVRSRVEFLKAIGATSSRNKNLQQQELPSSLEAAVLTTTTTTHTYNDDHQTKHVSADYSASALLNNNNNSIVPLPTVDPVLMAQYYNSDQLLLPHQHHQMLLHHHHPTFDHMSSIANPSAMGLMMMNDVGYYGNVHQLTAGCGDGQYYNYYDPTAVGMRIAENMVLNSSSSSSSTMSSAVPSMYYYGAGSVQSMLPYAAQSPATTSLGLGGLALAALTDSAAWGCFSSSVGGGGVLALAATTLCSFSSSVGGAGGLLTLLS from the coding sequence ATGGGGCGTGCAATATTAAACCTAGAGCTGATACCCAAGGAGAAATGTCGGAACGTGACCTTTCAAAAGAGGAAGAAAGGGCTGATGAAAAAGTTGCGCGAGTTCACAATCCTATGCGGCGTCGAAGGCTGCATGATAATATACGGCGGAGGAGCACCCAAACACAAACAGATGCAGGACGAGGAGAACCCGCCGCCGCCGGTGGAGCAGGAGATATGGCCGGAGAACGGCGACGAAGTCCGGCAAGTGATCATGAACTACAAAGCCCATACAAAGGAAGAGCGGGGCCGCGGGACCTCCAACCTCACCCACTTCTACAAGGACCGAAGGAAGAAGGTTGACGAACAGCTGGCAAAAGTACGCCGGAAAATCGCCCTGGCTAAGTACCCCACGTGGGACGACCAGATGGACAGCTTCAGCGGGGCTGAACTGAGTCAACTCGGCTTTTTCTTAGGGAACAAGCTTGATGACGTGAGGAGTAGAGTTGAGTTCTTGAAGGCAATCGGTGCGACGTCGAGTAGGAACAAGAACCTTCAGCAGCAGGAATTACCGTCGTCGCTTGAAGCTGCTGTtcttactactactactactactcaTACTTATAACGACGATCACCAGACGAAGCATGTCTCCGCTGATTATTCTGCATCTGCGttactcaataataataataacagtatCGTTCCTCTTCCGACTGTTGACCCAGTCCTAATGGCCCAGTATTACAACTCCGATCAATTACTACTTCCTCATCAACATCATCAGATGCTTCTGCACCATCATCATCCGACTTTTGATCATATGAGTAGCATCGCAAATCCTTCGGCGATGGGGCTGATGATGATGAACGATGTCGGTTACTACGGTAACGTTCATCAGTTGACGGCGGGTTGCGGCGACGGGCAGTATTACAATTATTACGATCCGACGGCAGTCGGTATGCGCATAGCAGAGAACATGGTACTTAACAGCAGCAGTAGTAGTAGTTCAACGATGTCGTCCGCGGTCCCGTCGATGTACTACTATGGAGCGGGCAGCGTGCAGTCGATGTTGCCTTACGCAGCGCAGTCTCCGGCAACGACGTCGTTGGGGTTGGGGGGTCTCGCCTTGGCAGCACTCACAGACAGTGCCGCATGGGGCTGCTTCTCATCATCAGTTGGGGGTGGGGGTGTCCTCGCACTCGCAGCCACCACCCTGTGCTCCTTCTCATCATCTGTTGGGGGGGCTGGGGGTCTCCTCACACTCCTCTCATGA